Below is a window of Stygiolobus azoricus DNA.
TTCAGAGAAAGCCTTAAAAATTATAAAAGAAATCAAAAGTATGAGGAGAAAATAGATATGCCTTCTAGTAAAAAGAGAAAGAAAGAAACAGTACCTTTGGTTTCAATGGCAGGTTTGATTAGATATTATGAAGAAGAAAGAGAGAAGGTTAAGGTATCTCCTACAATTCTAATTATAGCTTCTATTGCCATAATAGCAGGAGTAATACTAGCGTCAATTTTAATTCCTCCTCCAGTGTAAAATATAAGGGGAGCCTACCAGGGGGATACGGGGTAATATACCCTGAGGAAACTCCGGCCTCCAGATCCCCAGGGAAGTCGTATAAGACAAGGGTAGAACCCTTGGCTACGGAACAGAAACGAGACCGGTATAATGGAAGATGAAAATGAGATAACCCCTAGCTTAGGTGACTAAGCTAGGGGATCGAGATCCATTATACCGGTTGAAACGGCCGACCTTCTCGGAGCAAGTAGAGAAGGAGATGAATAGGGGATCTGATCCTTCTCTTGACGCTAAGTCGAATTCCCCCTAAATACAGAAGCCGGGTTATTGGTAGGCTCCGTTTGTCCCTACACTTTCATTTCACTCATTTTATGTTCGTGATCAATGTAGGGACTTAGCCCTCAACCTTGTGGACACATAGTCCGCAAAGGTCATGGGTCTCCTTCGAGCCAAAAGGCATTTGCTCACATCTCCGTGTAAGCCTGCAGGGCTTGTGGCATTGCCACCATCACCCTGCAGGGTTTGAGCATCTCGTTCAAATTAATTCAGGATAAACGAACATAAAAGATTTCCATTATTACGAAAAAGGATTCAGCCCTAAGATCTTATCTATTATTTCCTTCTCTACCTTAAGTATTTCCTTCTCTTTTCTACCCCTATAGGCTTCAAGTATTTCCTTGTTTAATTCTAAAAAAGTATGCCCCCATTTTATAGTATTTAATAGCTTCATTGCTTCATTTACTTCATCTAGAATATATAGTGCTGAAGCAAGAGCCTCCAACGTCGACAATTTATATGCTATTGCGTAATGAGTGGGGTTTCCTGCGAAAAGAACAGGTAATCTCCTATGTGTATTTTTCTTTATAAAGGTTTTCTCATTAATAATGTTCCACGACGCATCTAAAGCAGTAATACCCTCTTTAAGAGCTAGTTCTTTATCATCTATAGATAAAGTTGTTCTTGAAAAAGGATCTAGAACTATTCCCATTTCATGTTTAGTTAACTTAGCAAAACCTAAACGTACTAGTTTTTTACCGGTGCATTTCTTAGGATCATCTTGGTCATAATCTATAATAAATAGCTTCATTAATTGTCATAAAATTATTATAACTTTATTGCTAATAAACCTTCTTGGGTCAAAATTGGCATCTGCGATAGTTCTCATTAATACGGATGCTGGAGGAGAAGAAGAAGTGTTCGATAAATTAAAAAACATGAAAGAGATAACTGAGGTTCATGTAGTTTATGGAGTGTATGATATAGTTGCTAAAGTTGAAGCTGATTCATTAGATAAATTAAAGGATTTTGTAACTAATACTGTAAGGAAATTACCTAAGGTGAGATCAACATTAACAATGATAATAGTGGAAGGCAAGAGCGTAGTAAAGAAGTAATTTTAGGTATTGATGATCATGATTCTCCAGTAGCAGGATGTACTACACATTTTTCTGTGTTGTTAATGCGTTATTTGAGAGAAAAATATAACGTGATTTTTACCGATTTTCCCTATCTTGTTAGATTAAATCCAAATATACCGTGGAAAACCAGAGGTAACGCAAGTATTAGACTATCCTTTAGAACTGACATAGACATTAAAGAGATAGCTGAGGAAATTTGGCAAAAATCATTAGAGTATGTGGAAGAGATATCAAAGGCTGTGAAATTTAATAGGAAACCTGGGATTGCAATTACATTTGCCGAGACTGCTAACTATTTAAATAAATTTTACGAGAAGGCTGTAAAAGATGTGGTAACGATGGATTTAGCCAGAAAGATTGCCGAGAGATATGGAATAATAGTGAAGGGGGACAGAGGGATAATAGGAAGTATTGCATCTTTAGGTTTTAATCCAGCAGTAAGCGGTTATACATACGAGATATTAACGTATAGGAATGATAACGAGCCTCGTAGAGTTGATGAGAAATCTGTAATAGAATTCGATGAAAAGAATTTTCCTCATACCTTTGCAAATTATGATTATATAGAAAAGAAGATTCAAATAGTATCGCACGGTGAAGATCCTGTATTATATGGGGTTAGGGGTACAGATGCTAGAATCCTTATAAAAGCTTTAGAACAAATTAA
It encodes the following:
- a CDS encoding preprotein translocase subunit Sec61beta gives rise to the protein MPSSKKRKKETVPLVSMAGLIRYYEEEREKVKVSPTILIIASIAIIAGVILASILIPPPV
- a CDS encoding TiaS agmantine-binding domain-containing protein; the encoded protein is MDDHDSPVAGCTTHFSVLLMRYLREKYNVIFTDFPYLVRLNPNIPWKTRGNASIRLSFRTDIDIKEIAEEIWQKSLEYVEEISKAVKFNRKPGIAITFAETANYLNKFYEKAVKDVVTMDLARKIAERYGIIVKGDRGIIGSIASLGFNPAVSGYTYEILTYRNDNEPRRVDEKSVIEFDEKNFPHTFANYDYIEKKIQIVSHGEDPVLYGVRGTDARILIKALEQIKVSSKIFGAMLFKTNQATNSHISRKGTYYQTVQMSVTVKSVKILQGGDVLVNTKENTPIIFYKETGELNEASKLLREGDEVLVTGCIKPSSYFKKVIEAESIKIINLNSFEPVNPRCPKCGSSTESLGKNKGFRCRKCGYKFPGDKQKKEIRRGLLTDVLYQSRKYRHLTRPIFLESSSDPYDITTKNDLINYLLYYHN
- a CDS encoding DUF367 family protein, which encodes MKLFIIDYDQDDPKKCTGKKLVRLGFAKLTKHEMGIVLDPFSRTTLSIDDKELALKEGITALDASWNIINEKTFIKKNTHRRLPVLFAGNPTHYAIAYKLSTLEALASALYILDEVNEAMKLLNTIKWGHTFLELNKEILEAYRGRKEKEILKVEKEIIDKILGLNPFS
- a CDS encoding Lrp/AsnC ligand binding domain-containing protein → MASAIVLINTDAGGEEEVFDKLKNMKEITEVHVVYGVYDIVAKVEADSLDKLKDFVTNTVRKLPKVRSTLTMIIVEGKSVVKK